One Exiguobacterium acetylicum DNA segment encodes these proteins:
- a CDS encoding SRPBCC domain-containing protein, which translates to MSKIHFYKSVQVIDASSEEVYDYLTKNEHILSWSNMTKDHIYAEGEPLQYLYAGQKLQVIQEHRGKRYSADAWVEKLEAPSFIDVRTSNEIGTTIGQYQLQSKQNQTELQIDLLVETPKWAYAILYKLSKSRLNRMYNEEFRRLNDYAIQMNRR; encoded by the coding sequence ATGTCAAAAATTCATTTTTACAAATCTGTTCAAGTGATTGATGCCTCCAGTGAAGAGGTATACGATTACCTGACGAAGAATGAACATATTCTTAGCTGGAGCAATATGACTAAGGATCATATCTACGCAGAAGGAGAACCATTGCAATACTTATACGCTGGTCAGAAACTTCAAGTTATCCAAGAGCATCGTGGAAAAAGGTATTCCGCTGATGCTTGGGTTGAGAAACTTGAGGCACCGTCCTTCATTGATGTCAGAACTTCAAACGAAATAGGAACGACGATTGGTCAATACCAATTGCAATCGAAACAGAATCAAACAGAGTTACAAATTGATTTGTTAGTAGAGACACCGAAGTGGGCTTATGCCATTCTTTATAAACTTTCCAAATCAAGATTGAACCGAATGTACAATGAAGAATTCCGTCGATTAAATGATTATGCAATCCAAATGAATCGTCGCTAA
- a CDS encoding ArdC-like ssDNA-binding domain-containing protein, which translates to MGYKKKTREDYQKEVQALTDKMETQLASHFVSQESIKEHLDFMSRFHRYSTRNMLLIEEQFQGARAVGSYAYWEKHGVQVQKGEKGIKIFVPSPVTFIKRDTDWVAWKDATKTEQKRAKEGALPTRKAMYYKIGHVFEYTQTDAREKGLEVSELFASYHRNGSIREAESFRRALNGIAETQDVKLLDQPLNELGTAKGCFYPEPNAIALNPRNSDIENVTVLIHELAHANLHNTERNEERGIELNPHEKEFQAEMVAYTVAAHFGFPTDEFSLSYLANWTQGRDLRDKEDLLHEVHQTSGHFIREIHTSLEQEQILEREASPIKMIEYIEQKAQITEHGLPLTERLEQIMQHSSEDVEAYLTNIAKQDTQQDFSAFKEPMMLVHGATDFFEPFAKANDRDFDEHETIAYTLVIPGEEPISQHFRVLDDAMGPYHHILNTEVVSKETEQVLEKAWYDEMISTEDRDLEKVRQIVTRHFNVPEQDFRSR; encoded by the coding sequence GTGGGATACAAGAAAAAAACACGTGAGGATTATCAGAAGGAAGTACAAGCCTTGACCGACAAGATGGAGACGCAGCTCGCTTCTCACTTCGTCAGTCAGGAGAGCATCAAGGAACATCTCGACTTCATGAGCCGGTTCCATCGCTACTCGACTCGGAACATGCTATTGATCGAGGAACAGTTCCAAGGCGCGCGTGCCGTCGGTTCTTATGCGTACTGGGAGAAGCATGGCGTCCAGGTCCAAAAAGGCGAGAAAGGAATCAAAATTTTCGTCCCCTCCCCTGTTACCTTCATTAAGCGAGATACGGATTGGGTGGCATGGAAAGACGCGACGAAGACAGAGCAAAAGCGCGCAAAGGAAGGTGCTCTTCCGACACGGAAAGCGATGTACTATAAAATTGGTCACGTCTTCGAATACACGCAGACCGATGCCCGTGAGAAGGGACTCGAAGTCTCCGAGCTGTTTGCTTCGTATCATCGGAACGGTTCAATTCGTGAAGCAGAATCATTTCGCCGTGCGTTGAACGGGATTGCTGAGACACAAGACGTGAAATTACTCGATCAGCCGTTGAACGAACTCGGTACCGCGAAAGGATGCTTTTATCCAGAACCCAACGCGATCGCCTTGAACCCGCGGAACTCGGACATTGAAAACGTTACCGTCCTGATCCATGAACTCGCGCATGCGAATTTGCATAACACAGAACGAAACGAAGAGCGTGGAATCGAGTTGAATCCGCACGAGAAGGAATTTCAAGCGGAGATGGTCGCCTATACCGTTGCGGCACATTTTGGTTTCCCGACGGATGAGTTTTCATTATCGTATCTCGCCAATTGGACGCAAGGCAGGGACTTACGCGACAAGGAAGACCTGTTGCATGAAGTCCATCAGACATCCGGTCACTTCATCCGCGAGATTCACACTTCGCTCGAGCAGGAGCAAATCTTGGAACGCGAAGCATCACCTATTAAAATGATTGAGTACATCGAACAGAAAGCACAGATCACCGAGCACGGATTACCGTTAACCGAACGATTGGAGCAAATCATGCAACATTCATCGGAGGACGTCGAAGCTTACCTGACGAATATCGCCAAGCAGGACACGCAGCAAGATTTTTCAGCATTCAAGGAGCCAATGATGCTCGTCCATGGCGCGACAGACTTCTTCGAACCGTTCGCGAAAGCCAACGACCGCGACTTCGACGAACATGAGACGATTGCCTACACGTTGGTCATTCCTGGAGAAGAACCGATCAGTCAACACTTCCGCGTCCTCGATGATGCGATGGGACCGTACCATCACATCCTGAACACAGAAGTAGTCAGTAAGGAGACTGAACAAGTCCTCGAAAAGGCATGGTACGACGAAATGATTTCGACCGAAGATCGCGACTTAGAAAAAGTCCGACAGATCGTAACGCGTCACTTCAATGTACCGGAACAGGATTTCCGTAGCCGTTAA
- a CDS encoding DUF5067 domain-containing protein, giving the protein MNKLGQAVVIVGLGLSLVGCGTQETIEDPPKKAANPTEKVEVAETKKEDVYFKDDTLKIDMATVKILSTEVLEPSKEYFREKPQLVFTYETTNDSKKPLNGMNVWIACFEATQEGTDTINKLEVGMTPQEEKYASYLEHQLDDIKPGGTAKGIMAYDIEDPKAVVTLKATQGLSGKDLGEKKIELE; this is encoded by the coding sequence ATGAATAAGTTAGGACAAGCGGTCGTCATCGTTGGGTTAGGGTTATCACTCGTTGGATGCGGCACACAAGAGACGATAGAAGATCCACCGAAAAAAGCAGCGAATCCGACTGAAAAGGTCGAGGTGGCGGAAACGAAAAAAGAAGATGTCTATTTCAAAGATGATACTCTGAAAATCGACATGGCGACCGTCAAGATTCTTTCGACAGAAGTACTTGAGCCGAGTAAAGAGTATTTCCGCGAAAAACCACAACTCGTTTTCACATATGAGACGACCAATGACAGTAAGAAGCCACTCAATGGGATGAATGTTTGGATTGCTTGCTTTGAAGCGACACAGGAAGGAACAGATACAATCAATAAGTTAGAGGTAGGGATGACGCCACAAGAAGAGAAGTATGCTTCTTATTTAGAGCATCAGCTGGATGATATCAAACCGGGTGGTACTGCAAAAGGGATTATGGCTTATGATATCGAGGACCCGAAGGCAGTCGTCACCTTGAAAGCAACTCAAGGATTATCAGGAAAAGATCTAGGGGAGAAGAAGATTGAACTTGAATGA
- a CDS encoding DUF3006 domain-containing protein, with the protein MKRKGIIDRIEGKWVVVEFDDGMRDILISHFPMTVESGDVIWMDEYGHIEKDDQERQRLSDEIDELMEELWED; encoded by the coding sequence ATGAAGCGAAAAGGAATCATCGACCGGATTGAGGGGAAGTGGGTCGTCGTTGAGTTCGATGATGGGATGCGTGATATATTGATTTCTCATTTTCCGATGACGGTCGAGTCGGGCGATGTCATCTGGATGGATGAGTATGGTCATATCGAGAAAGATGACCAAGAACGGCAGCGACTGTCAGACGAAATCGATGAGTTGATGGAAGAACTATGGGAAGACTAA
- a CDS encoding ComEC/Rec2 family competence protein, with the protein MGASLALASIGLLFGPLQGAEAATPKIKVHYIDVGQGDAIYIKMPSGEDIVIDGGNKGKGDELVVYLKKQKVGDIEVLISTHPDADHIGGLDEVLDSFKVKSVYAPKVKHTTQAYKDFLLAVKREKLTIKTAKAGVSLPVKGGVKAQFIGPVKDYAKSDLNNWSAVLHVAYKKNTFLFTGDAELKSEQDMIAKKKTLRADVLKVGHHGAKTSTSATFLKYVKPKYAVISVGKNAYGHPTKEVVTNLKRAKATMLRTDKSGTIVFEGNGSSYTIKKAK; encoded by the coding sequence ATGGGGGCTAGTTTAGCGCTCGCAAGTATTGGATTGCTCTTTGGACCACTGCAAGGCGCAGAGGCAGCGACACCGAAAATCAAGGTCCACTATATCGATGTCGGTCAGGGCGACGCAATCTACATCAAGATGCCGAGCGGTGAAGACATCGTCATCGATGGTGGCAACAAAGGGAAAGGCGATGAGCTCGTCGTCTATCTGAAGAAACAGAAGGTCGGTGATATTGAGGTATTGATCTCGACGCATCCGGATGCCGATCACATCGGGGGACTCGACGAGGTCCTCGACTCGTTCAAGGTCAAGAGCGTCTATGCACCGAAAGTCAAGCACACGACGCAAGCCTATAAGGACTTCTTGTTGGCGGTTAAGCGCGAGAAGCTGACAATTAAGACAGCAAAGGCTGGCGTCTCGCTTCCGGTCAAAGGAGGCGTAAAGGCGCAATTCATCGGACCGGTCAAAGACTATGCGAAGAGTGATTTGAACAACTGGAGTGCTGTACTACATGTCGCCTATAAGAAGAACACGTTCCTGTTCACGGGAGACGCGGAACTGAAATCAGAACAGGACATGATCGCGAAGAAGAAGACGCTGCGTGCGGACGTCCTCAAGGTCGGACATCATGGAGCGAAGACGTCGACAAGCGCGACGTTCCTTAAGTACGTCAAACCGAAGTATGCCGTCATCAGTGTCGGGAAGAATGCCTACGGACATCCGACGAAGGAAGTCGTGACGAATTTGAAGCGGGCGAAGGCGACGATGCTGCGGACGGATAAGAGCGGCACGATCGTCTTCGAAGGGAACGGATCGTCCTACACGATCAAGAAGGCGAAATGA
- a CDS encoding JAB domain-containing protein: protein MTTLVEITRIRQEVREPDVALETTHITSPEDAFCVAKRFIQDDDREVFLVILLNTKNRVIAVHRAHVGSINSSVVHPREIFKSAILNNATSLIVSHQHPSGDPHPSREDIEVTERLVEVGRIVGIQLLDHIIVGAGEEYVSLKAQGVL, encoded by the coding sequence CTGACTACACTCGTTGAAATCACCCGTATCCGCCAAGAGGTCCGTGAACCGGACGTCGCGCTCGAGACGACGCACATCACGTCACCCGAGGACGCGTTCTGTGTCGCGAAACGCTTCATCCAGGACGATGACCGGGAAGTGTTCCTCGTCATCCTGCTCAATACGAAGAATCGCGTCATCGCCGTCCATCGGGCACACGTCGGGAGCATCAACTCGAGCGTCGTCCATCCTCGAGAAATCTTCAAGTCCGCCATCCTCAACAATGCGACGTCACTCATTGTCAGCCATCAGCACCCGAGCGGTGACCCGCATCCGTCACGGGAGGACATCGAGGTGACAGAACGGCTCGTCGAGGTCGGACGTATCGTCGGTATTCAGCTTCTCGACCATATCATCGTCGGTGCCGGAGAAGAATACGTCAGCCTGAAAGCGCAAGGTGTGCTGTAA
- a CDS encoding heme-degrading domain-containing protein → MTTQQFTEQENELVLDRFNHQDALEMGLGIIALAQEDDVDVAIHIEKNRVPLFTHLMEGTTEENHYWLYRKKRVVDHYQKSSAFIEARFKETGATHTEHSLLAPDRYQAVGGSIPIRVEGVGMVGTVTVAGLTGELDHRYAVRGIKRFLKRKAVK, encoded by the coding sequence ATGACAACTCAACAATTTACGGAACAAGAAAATGAATTAGTACTCGATCGTTTTAATCATCAGGATGCACTAGAAATGGGTCTTGGTATCATCGCGTTAGCTCAAGAAGATGACGTGGACGTGGCAATCCATATTGAGAAGAACCGCGTACCGCTCTTTACTCATTTGATGGAAGGAACGACGGAAGAGAACCACTACTGGTTATATCGTAAGAAACGTGTCGTCGATCATTATCAAAAAAGTTCGGCTTTCATCGAGGCACGGTTCAAGGAAACCGGTGCAACACATACTGAGCATTCCCTTTTGGCACCGGATCGCTATCAAGCAGTCGGGGGTTCCATTCCGATTCGGGTGGAAGGCGTTGGCATGGTTGGAACGGTGACTGTCGCCGGTTTGACAGGCGAATTGGATCATCGTTATGCGGTCAGAGGAATCAAACGATTTTTAAAACGTAAAGCAGTCAAATGA
- a CDS encoding MFS transporter, with the protein MNRNMYQALIALAISAFAIGTTEFVIVGLLPTVASDLDISLTKAGSLISGYALALAIGTPLLAAVFSRVNKKKLLLGLMIVFTIGNAAALFVTSYEAVLFSRIITAIAHGLFFAIATVVATSIVPSGKQGSAVSIMFTGLTVATVLGVPMGTFIGQHIGWRATFGVVALLGVIGLFTIARFVPKSTETELQRTTIHDIVALLKQSQILLGLAMTIFGFGATFVLFTYLSPILTTISGHADQSITWLLLVYGVFVAIGNMVGGKLADRQPVRSLRLIFLAQAIILLLQLLLLPSQAGSFIAIALLGLVAFMMSAGVQTHIVALADRYVPAAKSMASALNIAGFNVGIALGSTLGSVVISKGDYLDTAWVGAIMAFIAFLLSVLSSKVKTSN; encoded by the coding sequence ATGAATCGAAATATGTATCAAGCACTCATCGCCCTTGCCATCAGTGCGTTCGCGATCGGAACGACGGAATTTGTCATCGTCGGTCTGTTACCGACTGTCGCATCCGACTTAGACATCTCGTTGACGAAAGCCGGTTCCTTGATTTCCGGATATGCACTGGCACTCGCGATCGGAACACCACTTTTAGCTGCAGTATTCAGTCGCGTGAACAAGAAGAAGCTTTTACTCGGACTGATGATTGTCTTTACGATTGGGAACGCAGCTGCATTGTTCGTCACTTCGTATGAAGCAGTTTTATTCTCGCGTATCATCACAGCCATCGCACACGGACTGTTCTTTGCGATTGCGACGGTCGTCGCGACCAGTATTGTCCCGTCAGGAAAACAAGGTAGCGCAGTCTCGATCATGTTCACCGGCTTGACGGTTGCGACGGTACTTGGCGTACCGATGGGGACGTTCATCGGACAACACATTGGCTGGAGAGCGACTTTCGGTGTCGTCGCGCTTCTCGGTGTCATTGGATTGTTTACGATTGCGCGATTCGTACCGAAGTCGACAGAGACAGAACTACAGCGTACGACCATTCATGACATCGTCGCACTCTTGAAACAATCACAGATCTTGCTCGGTCTCGCGATGACGATTTTCGGATTCGGTGCGACCTTCGTCTTGTTCACGTATCTCTCACCGATTCTGACGACTATCAGTGGACATGCCGATCAAAGCATCACATGGCTCCTCCTCGTCTATGGTGTGTTTGTTGCCATCGGGAATATGGTTGGTGGAAAGCTGGCGGATCGTCAACCGGTACGATCACTTCGACTGATTTTTCTCGCGCAAGCGATTATTTTATTGTTGCAGCTCCTACTCCTTCCATCTCAGGCAGGTTCATTCATCGCGATTGCCTTACTTGGACTGGTCGCCTTCATGATGTCAGCTGGTGTCCAGACACACATCGTCGCATTGGCTGATCGTTACGTACCAGCGGCGAAAAGCATGGCGTCTGCTCTCAACATTGCTGGCTTCAATGTTGGCATCGCCCTGGGATCGACCCTGGGTAGCGTTGTCATCTCCAAAGGAGATTACCTGGATACCGCGTGGGTCGGAGCAATCATGGCATTCATCGCCTTTCTACTTTCTGTATTAAGTAGCAAAGTTAAAACATCAAACTAA
- a CDS encoding IclR family transcriptional regulator gives MQYEVSTLKKGLQLLDLLRANGPMSMSRLIQTSQLNKTTVFRLLATLEMMGYVEKMGKEYAITESVGQVGPKLDTVENWNMVPPLHELSKELGETVYVAILQGTEVINTQVVDGRYTNRSHTQVGDRFLAHQSALGKVILAFLEENRLRSILANLELQARTDRTFVDQQLLRYHLKAIRQKGVAIDDEEAEEGIRCLAVPILKEGAVVAALAISGPATRLSKKQDPRFSHVLQRYSEKITSFIQ, from the coding sequence ATGCAATACGAAGTAAGCACATTGAAGAAAGGTCTTCAATTATTAGATCTTCTTCGCGCGAATGGACCGATGTCGATGTCGCGATTGATCCAGACATCGCAATTGAACAAGACGACAGTATTCCGTCTGCTTGCGACACTAGAGATGATGGGTTATGTCGAGAAAATGGGCAAAGAGTATGCCATCACGGAATCTGTCGGGCAAGTCGGTCCCAAGCTGGATACGGTCGAAAACTGGAACATGGTCCCTCCACTACACGAGTTAAGCAAGGAACTAGGAGAGACAGTCTATGTCGCCATTTTGCAAGGGACGGAAGTCATCAATACGCAGGTCGTTGACGGCAGATATACGAATCGTAGTCACACACAAGTCGGTGACCGGTTCCTCGCCCATCAAAGTGCTCTCGGAAAAGTCATCTTAGCGTTTCTTGAGGAAAATCGTTTACGGTCTATTTTGGCAAACCTCGAACTTCAAGCTCGGACGGATCGCACCTTCGTCGATCAACAGCTGTTGCGCTATCATCTGAAGGCGATTCGACAAAAAGGGGTCGCGATTGATGATGAGGAAGCAGAAGAAGGAATTCGTTGCCTTGCCGTGCCGATCTTGAAAGAGGGAGCGGTAGTTGCTGCGCTCGCCATCTCCGGTCCGGCGACACGTCTTTCGAAAAAGCAAGATCCTCGATTCAGCCATGTATTGCAACGTTATAGTGAAAAGATCACCTCCTTCATTCAATAA
- a CDS encoding winged helix-turn-helix transcriptional regulator, translated as MAYNIPVEATLQVIGGKWKVVIMCHLIKGERRTSELKKLMPNITQKMLTQQLRELEEDGVIIRTVYEQVPPKVIYSLSEYGWSLRPILDAMCAWGEGHIDMTGEEVASS; from the coding sequence ATGGCGTATAATATACCGGTAGAAGCTACCTTACAAGTCATTGGAGGCAAATGGAAAGTGGTCATCATGTGTCATCTCATCAAAGGAGAACGCCGGACAAGCGAATTGAAAAAACTCATGCCGAACATCACGCAAAAAATGTTGACACAACAGTTGAGAGAACTTGAAGAGGATGGTGTCATCATTCGAACGGTATATGAACAAGTCCCGCCAAAGGTGATTTATTCTTTATCGGAATATGGATGGTCATTACGTCCGATCCTCGACGCAATGTGTGCATGGGGAGAAGGGCATATTGATATGACAGGTGAAGAAGTCGCCTCTTCCTAA
- a CDS encoding MFS transporter: protein MNQLNSRAEQRQVPKNGGLALLALAISAFGIGTTEFVPVGLLAAIAGDLNIGITLAGLIISGYAIGVAVGAPILTALTNRMNRKTLLMALMVVFIAGNIVSAISPTFELLIVARFITAFSHGVFFSIGATIAVQLVPEHKKASAIALMFTGLTVATVTGVPLGTFIGQSFGWRATFFAVAALGIISIIASFFLIPKDLKQSPPAKFSDMFKLLTNGRLMLGFLITALGYGGTFVAFTYLTPIMQDVTKISPSLISIILLVYGIAVAIGNAVGGKLANGNPIKALFYMFIVHAIVMIAMSFMIPFKVAGIIGIILMGLLAFMNVPGLQLYIVQLAEKYVPAAVDVASALNIAAFNIGIALGATIGGLVTDTIGLVHTPWVGGIMVILAVILTAISRRLEHQ, encoded by the coding sequence ATGAATCAACTTAACTCTCGTGCAGAGCAACGGCAGGTTCCCAAGAACGGTGGACTTGCCCTCCTCGCACTTGCAATTAGTGCTTTTGGTATCGGTACGACGGAATTCGTTCCGGTCGGACTACTCGCAGCGATCGCCGGTGACTTAAACATCGGTATTACACTCGCTGGTCTCATCATCTCTGGTTATGCGATTGGTGTCGCAGTCGGTGCGCCGATTTTGACGGCATTAACGAACCGTATGAACCGCAAAACATTACTCATGGCATTGATGGTCGTCTTCATCGCCGGTAACATCGTCTCCGCGATATCACCAACGTTTGAACTATTGATTGTCGCCCGTTTCATCACTGCTTTCTCCCACGGTGTCTTCTTCTCAATCGGTGCGACGATTGCTGTACAGCTTGTACCGGAACATAAGAAAGCCAGTGCCATTGCCTTGATGTTCACAGGATTAACAGTTGCGACCGTCACAGGTGTGCCACTCGGGACGTTCATTGGTCAATCGTTCGGATGGCGTGCAACGTTCTTTGCCGTCGCAGCTCTCGGAATCATTTCAATCATTGCAAGCTTCTTCTTGATCCCGAAAGACTTAAAACAATCACCACCTGCTAAATTCTCTGACATGTTCAAACTCTTAACGAATGGACGTCTTATGCTCGGTTTCTTAATCACAGCTCTTGGTTATGGCGGAACGTTCGTCGCGTTCACATATTTAACACCGATCATGCAGGACGTCACGAAAATCAGCCCGAGCTTGATCAGTATCATTCTCCTCGTCTACGGAATCGCGGTTGCGATCGGGAACGCCGTTGGTGGAAAGCTTGCGAATGGTAATCCGATCAAAGCATTGTTCTATATGTTCATCGTCCATGCCATCGTCATGATCGCTATGTCATTCATGATTCCGTTCAAAGTTGCCGGTATCATCGGCATCATCTTGATGGGACTTCTCGCCTTCATGAACGTACCTGGACTCCAGCTCTATATCGTCCAGTTGGCTGAAAAATACGTCCCGGCAGCAGTCGATGTCGCATCTGCCTTGAATATTGCAGCCTTCAACATCGGAATCGCACTCGGGGCAACGATCGGTGGTCTCGTCACGGATACAATCGGTCTCGTCCACACACCATGGGTTGGTGGGATTATGGTCATTCTTGCCGTCATCCTCACAGCTATTTCTCGTCGTCTTGAACATCAATAA
- a CDS encoding LLM class oxidoreductase: MTMFNDHKSYQRMYREGELTLGLHVPLENFKMQTPTLDKQVELAQKADQYGFTALWLRDVLLKDPYFLDPAVGQIYDMLIYGTHLLSQTKDIALGTSALVLPLRHPLRSAKEVATIDALFPERLILGISSGDRQADFHGLGIDHPSRGAQFKEALKVMEQALYEEYPKITSEYGDVDSATLVPRPKKRIPTMITGFAQQDMNWIARNGDGWMYYPQGPIEQGSAIDHWRDASQAAGTDHFRPFSMPMHLDLAADPDEMPTPIRLGFRIGRNRLIELLQLYRDLGVNHLFFALFDGERPADEVIDELGTYVLPHFPPLR; the protein is encoded by the coding sequence ATTACTATGTTTAACGATCACAAAAGTTATCAGCGGATGTACCGGGAGGGCGAGCTCACGCTCGGTCTCCACGTCCCGCTCGAAAATTTTAAAATGCAGACGCCGACGCTCGACAAACAAGTGGAGCTCGCACAAAAAGCAGACCAGTATGGATTTACAGCGCTTTGGCTGCGTGATGTTTTACTAAAAGATCCATACTTCCTTGATCCGGCAGTTGGACAGATTTACGATATGCTGATTTACGGGACTCATCTCCTCAGTCAGACGAAAGATATCGCACTCGGGACGTCCGCACTCGTTTTACCACTCCGTCATCCACTACGTTCCGCGAAGGAAGTTGCGACGATTGATGCCTTGTTCCCAGAACGCTTGATTCTCGGTATCTCGTCCGGGGACCGACAAGCTGACTTCCACGGACTCGGTATCGATCACCCAAGCCGTGGCGCTCAGTTCAAAGAAGCACTTAAAGTAATGGAGCAAGCGCTCTATGAAGAATATCCAAAGATCACTTCGGAGTACGGCGATGTCGACAGTGCAACGCTCGTCCCACGTCCAAAGAAACGCATTCCGACGATGATCACTGGTTTTGCACAACAAGATATGAACTGGATTGCCCGTAACGGCGATGGCTGGATGTACTATCCACAAGGTCCGATTGAACAAGGTAGTGCGATTGATCATTGGCGTGATGCGAGTCAAGCAGCAGGAACGGATCACTTCCGCCCCTTCTCGATGCCAATGCATCTTGATTTAGCAGCCGATCCGGATGAAATGCCTACTCCAATTCGTCTTGGCTTCCGGATTGGACGTAATCGCCTGATAGAATTGTTGCAGCTTTATCGTGATCTTGGTGTCAACCATCTCTTCTTCGCCCTATTTGATGGGGAGCGCCCGGCAGACGAGGTCATCGATGAACTCGGTACCTATGTTCTACCGCACTTTCCACCATTGCGTTGA
- a CDS encoding DegV family protein has product MTLHIVTDEATSSYLHQADRILPFTGHPTCFLYEEGEQHHFFEEVFKHKQQESVSLEELRQSLHALFRQAQAEKTTVLYLTANALHAVNYQEARKIADLYNVEAFIIDTGTLLYGQAFLVDCAVGWRKEGLTTIEIMDRLEQTRSALLEYVYDEKHRYVFSRNQFTSVNKLPRFFEWTSDVRRLEREKPGKLLATNEESYYGIKVGRDML; this is encoded by the coding sequence ATGACTTTGCATATCGTCACGGATGAAGCGACTTCATCCTATCTCCATCAAGCAGACCGGATCTTACCTTTCACCGGTCATCCGACGTGTTTTCTTTATGAAGAAGGGGAACAACATCATTTCTTTGAAGAGGTGTTTAAACACAAGCAACAAGAGAGTGTCTCCTTGGAAGAATTACGTCAGTCCCTTCATGCCTTATTTAGACAGGCACAGGCTGAAAAGACGACCGTCCTTTATCTGACTGCGAATGCTCTTCATGCCGTGAACTATCAAGAAGCGCGGAAGATTGCTGACCTGTATAATGTTGAAGCCTTCATCATCGATACCGGTACCTTGTTGTATGGTCAGGCTTTTCTAGTAGATTGTGCGGTCGGGTGGCGGAAGGAAGGATTAACAACGATTGAAATCATGGATCGATTAGAACAGACACGTTCCGCCCTACTAGAATACGTGTATGATGAAAAACATCGTTACGTATTCTCTAGGAATCAATTCACATCCGTTAATAAGCTCCCTCGTTTCTTCGAATGGACGTCTGATGTAAGACGGCTTGAGCGAGAGAAACCCGGAAAACTTTTAGCAACGAACGAAGAGAGTTATTATGGCATCAAGGTGGGGAGGGATATGTTGTGA
- a CDS encoding winged helix-turn-helix transcriptional regulator codes for MTSYTRALELAVSFLGTALEMRIIRALLQAPRSFDQLLSNWTDYSKAELLKGLRHLEARGVIRRKPDAYSLTAIGESLGPIFQTIEENHLQHP; via the coding sequence GTGACATCCTACACACGCGCTTTGGAGTTAGCCGTTAGTTTTTTAGGAACAGCACTCGAGATGCGGATTATTCGTGCTCTGTTGCAGGCTCCTCGTAGTTTCGATCAGTTACTGTCCAATTGGACGGATTATTCTAAAGCCGAACTACTAAAAGGACTTCGTCATTTAGAAGCACGAGGCGTTATCAGACGGAAACCTGATGCTTATAGCCTGACAGCTATCGGTGAAAGTTTAGGACCTATTTTCCAGACCATAGAAGAAAATCATTTACAGCATCCGTGA